From Diaminobutyricibacter sp. McL0608, one genomic window encodes:
- a CDS encoding ABC transporter permease has product MAADPGLAARRPSYLSTRPRARLALLLSVPLLWLVVMYLGSIAVMLVSAFWTVDDFTGAVVHTFTLDNITRLFTDPLFGEVALRTILVAVTVTVIDVVIAVPMALFMSKVASPRGRIALVVAVTTPLWASYLVKAYAWRIILAPNGPLAAVTGGHTPGYGLTATIITLAYLWLPYMIIPVYAGFDRVSDSLVEASFDLGASTWRTIRSVALPLVFPAIAAGSIFTFSLTLGDYIAVGIVGGKTQLLANLIYGQLVTANNQPFAAALSLIPLVAIVLYLFAMRRTGALENV; this is encoded by the coding sequence GTGGCAGCAGATCCGGGGCTAGCCGCACGGCGGCCCAGCTACCTCTCCACGAGGCCCAGGGCACGGCTGGCGCTGCTTCTCAGCGTCCCGCTGCTCTGGCTCGTGGTGATGTACCTGGGTTCGATCGCCGTCATGCTCGTGTCGGCGTTCTGGACGGTCGACGACTTCACCGGCGCCGTCGTCCACACCTTCACGCTCGACAACATCACGCGGCTCTTCACGGATCCGCTGTTCGGTGAGGTCGCGCTTCGCACCATCCTGGTGGCCGTCACGGTGACGGTCATCGACGTGGTGATCGCCGTGCCGATGGCGCTCTTCATGAGCAAAGTCGCCTCTCCGCGGGGTCGCATCGCCCTCGTCGTCGCAGTGACGACCCCGCTGTGGGCGAGCTACCTGGTGAAGGCGTACGCGTGGCGCATCATCCTCGCGCCGAACGGTCCGCTCGCGGCCGTGACGGGAGGGCACACTCCCGGCTACGGACTGACCGCGACGATCATCACGCTCGCCTACCTCTGGCTGCCCTACATGATCATCCCGGTCTACGCAGGATTCGACCGAGTGTCCGATTCGCTGGTCGAGGCGAGCTTCGACCTGGGTGCGAGCACGTGGCGGACGATCCGTTCGGTGGCGCTGCCGCTGGTCTTCCCGGCGATCGCGGCTGGTTCGATCTTCACGTTCTCGCTGACCCTCGGCGACTACATCGCGGTCGGGATCGTCGGCGGCAAGACCCAGCTGCTGGCCAACCTGATCTACGGCCAGCTGGTCACCGCCAACAACCAGCCGTTCGCGGCCGCCCTCTCGCTGATCCCGCTGGTCGCGATCGTGCTCTACCTCTTCGCGATGCGCCGCACCGGCGCCCTGGAGAACGTCTGA
- a CDS encoding ABC transporter permease — translation MKLPLSLRVILTICMVIGLALLYIPLALIVLNSFNSSRTFGFPPTSFTLEWWQRAAESSGALSALGTSVIAGLCAMLIALLLGTMAAFAVQRFAFFGKSTISFLVVLPITLPGIVTGIALNATFVQVLGPFGVALGLATVIIGHATFCIVIVYNNVQARLRRVGTSLEDASADLGASGWQTFWRVTFPGVRGALIAGAVLAFALSFDEIVVTTFTAGPAIQTLPLWIFSNLFRPNQAPVVNVVAAVLVVVAVIPVWLAQRFSGDSATSRI, via the coding sequence ATGAAGCTGCCTCTCTCGCTGCGCGTCATCCTCACCATCTGCATGGTGATCGGACTCGCGCTCCTGTACATCCCGCTCGCGCTGATCGTGCTGAACTCGTTCAACAGTTCGCGGACGTTCGGCTTCCCGCCGACGTCGTTCACGCTCGAGTGGTGGCAGCGGGCGGCGGAGAGCAGCGGTGCCCTGAGCGCACTGGGCACGTCGGTGATCGCAGGACTCTGCGCGATGCTGATCGCCCTCCTGCTCGGAACGATGGCGGCCTTCGCGGTGCAGCGATTCGCCTTCTTCGGCAAGAGCACGATCAGCTTCCTCGTCGTGCTGCCGATCACGCTGCCCGGCATCGTCACGGGCATCGCGCTCAATGCGACGTTCGTGCAGGTCCTCGGACCGTTCGGCGTGGCACTCGGGCTCGCGACCGTCATCATCGGTCACGCGACGTTCTGCATCGTCATCGTGTACAACAACGTGCAGGCGCGGCTGCGACGCGTGGGGACCTCGCTCGAGGACGCGTCGGCGGACCTCGGCGCCTCCGGCTGGCAGACCTTCTGGCGGGTGACCTTCCCCGGAGTGCGCGGCGCGTTGATCGCGGGCGCCGTGCTGGCGTTCGCGCTGAGCTTCGACGAGATCGTCGTGACGACCTTCACGGCCGGGCCGGCCATCCAGACCCTCCCGCTGTGGATCTTCAGCAACCTGTTCCGCCCGAACCAGGCGCCGGTCGTGAACGTCGTCGCGGCGGTCCTGGTCGTCGTCGCGGTCATCCCCGTCTGGCTGGCGCAGCGCTTTTCGGGCGACTCCGCGACCAGCCGCATCTGA
- a CDS encoding SHOCT domain-containing protein, with translation MNFWDFVSFFFWTFVFIAYLMILFSIIGDLMRDHKLNGWWKAVWVIFLIFLPFLTALVYLIARGRGMAQRQQAAMQAAQADTNSYIRTVAGSSSPADDIAKAKALLDSGALTQAEFDNLKANALAKSGAPAAPAAPAAPTA, from the coding sequence GTGAACTTCTGGGACTTCGTATCGTTCTTCTTCTGGACTTTCGTCTTCATCGCCTACCTGATGATCCTGTTCTCGATCATCGGGGACCTCATGCGCGACCACAAGCTCAACGGCTGGTGGAAGGCTGTCTGGGTCATCTTCCTGATCTTCCTGCCGTTCCTCACGGCCCTGGTCTACCTGATCGCGCGTGGGCGCGGCATGGCCCAGCGGCAGCAGGCGGCCATGCAGGCTGCGCAGGCCGACACCAATTCGTACATCCGCACTGTCGCGGGCAGTTCCTCGCCCGCTGATGACATCGCCAAGGCGAAGGCCCTGCTCGACTCCGGCGCGCTCACCCAGGCCGAGTTCGACAACCTGAAGGCGAACGCCCTGGCCAAATCGGGAGCACCCGCAGCACCCGCAGCACCCGCCGCGCCAACCGCCTAG
- a CDS encoding ATP-dependent Clp protease ATP-binding subunit — MPDNFTPEGDGGNSFDEFLARYLAGERARSARSIDISRFLSRRTQEILAEAGRFALEHGHQELDSLHILRVMVEQEPAADAMRRIGVDPAAVAAAAEQRLPQSGSIVDADSASITPSAQRALFHAYQVARASGATYIDPEHLFFALVLVQDSPAGQVLQSAGVTAEALTSAMRQTTSVGPDGSPAPEAGTVSDTPMLDQFGTDLTALARDGRLDPVIGRLDEIEQTVEILSRRTKNNPVLVGEAGVGKTAIVEGLAQAVVDGDVPEQLQGKRVVALDLPAMLAGTRYRGDFEERLTKLMDEVSARRDELIVFIDELHTVVGAGGAGDGGGMDAGNILKPRLARGELHLVGATTLKEYRRIEKDPALERRFQPVTVGEPSIEDAVLILAGLRKVYEEHHGVTYTDDAIRSAVELSARYVSDRFLPDKAIDLIDQAGARLRLSLGKRVDASGLLDRLANLEAEKNSAVAAEHYEDASRLRDEIEGVQTELDAVSTKPQVDAVVGEPEVAAVISRATGIPVSRIGEADRERLARLETELHERVIGQDDAVVAVSKAVRRNRTGMGDQHRPVGSFLFLGPTGVGKTELAKALAASLFGDEKAMVRFDMSEFGERHTVARLVGAPPGYVGYDEAGQLTERVRRNPYSVVLFDEIEKAHPDVFNLLLQVLDDGRLTDGQGRTVDFRNTVVIMTSNLGSEFLASRSGALGFVPVGASGDASGYASEKDLRDRVMGKLREAMRPEFLNRIDEIVLFRKLDTAQLRDIVRLLLAATGARLQQRDVVLDVTEAAVTWIAENGYEPEYGARPLRRLIQRELDDRIADLLVSGELVDGGTVHVDAHDGALTVAAAQPAGLRLAA, encoded by the coding sequence GTGCCCGACAACTTCACTCCCGAAGGCGACGGCGGCAACTCGTTCGACGAGTTCCTCGCGCGCTACCTCGCGGGTGAGCGCGCCCGTTCCGCGCGCTCGATCGACATCAGCCGCTTCCTCAGCCGCCGCACCCAGGAGATCCTGGCGGAGGCAGGCCGCTTCGCCCTCGAGCACGGCCACCAGGAGCTGGACTCCCTGCACATCCTCCGCGTGATGGTGGAGCAGGAGCCGGCCGCCGACGCGATGCGCCGGATCGGCGTCGACCCCGCGGCCGTCGCCGCTGCGGCCGAGCAGCGCCTCCCGCAGAGCGGGAGCATCGTCGATGCGGACTCCGCATCGATCACGCCCTCGGCCCAGCGCGCACTGTTCCACGCCTACCAGGTCGCCCGCGCATCCGGTGCAACCTACATCGACCCCGAGCACCTCTTCTTCGCGCTCGTGCTGGTGCAGGACTCGCCCGCCGGGCAGGTCCTGCAGTCTGCCGGTGTGACCGCAGAAGCGCTCACCTCTGCCATGCGTCAGACGACGAGCGTCGGACCCGACGGCTCGCCCGCACCTGAGGCCGGCACCGTTTCCGACACCCCGATGCTCGACCAGTTCGGCACCGACCTGACGGCGCTCGCTCGCGACGGCCGGCTCGACCCGGTCATCGGCCGCCTCGATGAGATCGAACAGACTGTCGAGATCCTCTCGCGGCGCACCAAGAACAACCCGGTGCTCGTCGGCGAGGCCGGCGTCGGCAAGACCGCGATCGTCGAAGGACTGGCGCAGGCCGTCGTCGACGGCGACGTGCCCGAGCAGCTCCAGGGCAAGCGGGTCGTCGCCCTCGACCTGCCCGCCATGCTCGCAGGCACCCGTTACCGCGGCGACTTCGAGGAACGGCTCACCAAGCTCATGGACGAGGTCAGCGCCCGGCGCGACGAGCTGATCGTCTTCATCGACGAACTGCACACGGTCGTCGGCGCCGGCGGTGCCGGTGACGGAGGCGGAATGGATGCGGGCAACATCCTGAAGCCCCGCCTCGCCCGCGGCGAGCTGCACCTCGTCGGTGCGACCACGCTCAAGGAGTACCGCCGCATTGAGAAGGATCCCGCCCTCGAGCGCCGGTTCCAGCCGGTCACCGTCGGCGAGCCCAGCATCGAAGACGCCGTGCTCATCCTCGCCGGCCTGCGCAAGGTCTACGAAGAGCACCACGGCGTCACCTACACCGACGATGCCATCCGCTCGGCCGTCGAGCTGTCCGCCCGTTACGTGTCCGACCGGTTCCTGCCCGACAAGGCCATCGACCTGATCGACCAGGCAGGCGCGCGACTGCGCCTGTCACTCGGCAAGCGGGTCGACGCGTCCGGTCTCCTCGATCGCCTCGCGAACCTGGAGGCGGAGAAGAACTCCGCCGTCGCGGCCGAGCACTACGAGGATGCGTCGCGGCTGCGCGACGAGATCGAAGGAGTGCAGACCGAGCTCGACGCGGTGAGCACGAAGCCGCAGGTGGACGCTGTCGTCGGCGAGCCTGAGGTCGCTGCGGTGATCTCGCGCGCCACCGGCATCCCGGTCAGCCGCATCGGCGAAGCCGACCGTGAGCGCCTCGCGCGCCTCGAGACGGAGCTGCACGAACGGGTGATCGGCCAGGACGACGCCGTCGTCGCGGTCTCGAAGGCCGTCCGGCGCAACCGGACCGGGATGGGCGACCAGCACCGTCCGGTGGGCAGCTTCCTGTTCCTCGGACCGACCGGCGTCGGCAAGACGGAGCTGGCGAAAGCGCTCGCTGCGTCACTGTTCGGCGACGAGAAGGCGATGGTGCGATTCGACATGAGCGAATTCGGCGAGCGGCACACGGTCGCGCGTCTGGTCGGCGCCCCTCCCGGGTATGTCGGCTACGACGAGGCGGGCCAGCTCACCGAGCGGGTCCGGCGCAACCCGTACTCGGTCGTGCTCTTCGACGAGATCGAGAAGGCGCACCCGGACGTGTTCAACCTGCTGCTGCAGGTGCTCGACGACGGACGCCTCACCGACGGCCAGGGCCGCACGGTCGACTTCCGCAACACGGTCGTGATCATGACCTCGAACCTCGGTTCGGAGTTCCTCGCGTCGAGAAGCGGTGCGCTCGGATTCGTGCCAGTCGGCGCATCCGGTGACGCCAGCGGCTACGCTTCGGAGAAGGATCTGCGCGACCGCGTGATGGGCAAGCTCCGTGAGGCGATGCGGCCCGAGTTCCTGAACCGGATCGACGAGATCGTGCTGTTCCGCAAGCTGGACACCGCGCAGCTGCGCGACATCGTTCGGCTGCTGCTCGCGGCGACGGGGGCACGGCTCCAGCAGCGGGATGTCGTTCTCGACGTCACCGAGGCCGCAGTCACCTGGATCGCCGAGAACGGCTATGAGCCCGAGTACGGCGCCCGCCCGCTGCGGAGGCTCATCCAACGTGAGCTCGACGACCGGATCGCCGACCTGCTCGTCAGCGGCGAGCTGGTCGACGGCGGGACGGTCCACGTCGATGCCCACGACGGCGCCCTCACGGTCGCCGCGGCGCAACCCGCCGGCCTCCGTCTAGCCGCCTAA
- a CDS encoding transglycosylase domain-containing protein — MDTSPQFFRRDRMADLSRRLEPLRRYEITPAKTRLGVFAQIGIACLMAAVLVAAVVLPGFLGVSAAASAGINGFNQLPSDLKIMPFAQDSAIYAKKGGVEVPIASFYAQDRVNVSWGAVAQTVKDATVAAEDPRFYSEGAVDILGTVRGALSTVSGGSVQGGSSITQQYVKNVEVQQCDALTDAKAVQACYQNAAGQTLSRKVQEMRYAVGLEKEYSKNQILMGYLNVVGFGGQVYGIESAAHYYFGVTAAQLNLVQAATLVAILNNPADLRIDQPKNAANGAANGYKLTKERRDYVIDRMYVNHKITAAQRTAAKATPVKPTITPTTSGCATAVRYNAAFFCDYVRDVVLNDSAFGATSADRWATLNRGGLKIYTTLNLDLQAVAQQSLSSYIPASANGIDLGASNVSTETGTGRIITMVENRAFNNTDQAVPGTTAVNYNTDEAYGGSQGFQTGSTFKAFDLAAWLEAGHSLYDTIDATHYDFPTSDFTNTCADINGPDWQVSNDEGSAGYLSVLSATAQSVNTAFAMMGTKVDLCSILNAAKGLDVHPASAGNPLNSFPSMILGTNYLSPLTMATAYAGIANGGVVCTPVAIDRVVNADGSERAVTPSKCTQGLAPNIAAGVTYALQGVLQGGGTAASANPDDGVPIMGKTGTTDNSLQNWLVTSTSKVSTATWVGNVSGATPLRSLDFNGIGGGDVKFHIARPILQAIDQAYGGAPFTQPSDAQLYGTQVTVPDVSGQTPQVAQSELQNLGLTVTVDPNQVDSQQPAGQVASTNPSAGSRVNSGDSVTIEVSNGSGAPAPTPGAPGLPGPTDQPSAPPTSPPGG; from the coding sequence GTGGACACCTCCCCGCAATTCTTCCGTCGTGACCGGATGGCCGACCTCTCGAGACGGCTCGAACCCCTGCGGCGCTACGAGATCACCCCGGCGAAGACCCGCCTGGGCGTGTTCGCACAGATCGGGATCGCCTGCCTCATGGCCGCCGTGCTGGTCGCCGCAGTCGTCCTTCCCGGGTTCCTGGGGGTCAGCGCCGCCGCATCCGCCGGCATCAACGGGTTCAATCAGCTCCCATCCGACCTGAAGATCATGCCGTTCGCGCAGGACTCCGCCATCTACGCGAAGAAGGGCGGCGTCGAGGTCCCCATCGCATCCTTCTACGCCCAGGACCGGGTCAACGTCTCGTGGGGCGCGGTCGCGCAGACCGTGAAGGATGCGACGGTCGCCGCTGAGGACCCGCGGTTCTATTCGGAAGGGGCGGTCGACATCCTCGGCACTGTGCGCGGAGCGCTCTCGACCGTCTCCGGCGGGTCGGTGCAGGGCGGCTCCTCCATCACGCAGCAGTACGTGAAGAACGTCGAAGTCCAGCAGTGCGACGCGCTAACCGATGCGAAGGCAGTCCAGGCCTGCTACCAGAACGCGGCAGGCCAGACTCTCTCGCGCAAGGTGCAGGAGATGCGCTACGCAGTCGGACTGGAGAAGGAATACAGCAAGAACCAGATCCTGATGGGCTACCTCAACGTCGTCGGGTTCGGCGGACAGGTCTACGGCATCGAGAGCGCCGCACACTACTACTTCGGCGTCACCGCGGCCCAGCTGAACCTGGTGCAGGCGGCGACCCTCGTGGCCATCCTGAACAACCCGGCCGACCTGCGGATCGACCAACCCAAGAACGCGGCCAACGGCGCTGCGAACGGCTACAAGCTGACCAAGGAACGTCGCGACTACGTGATCGACCGGATGTACGTGAACCACAAGATCACGGCGGCGCAACGCACGGCGGCCAAGGCCACGCCGGTGAAGCCGACGATCACGCCGACGACGTCAGGATGCGCGACCGCCGTCCGCTACAACGCGGCCTTCTTCTGCGACTACGTGCGCGACGTCGTGCTCAACGACTCCGCGTTCGGCGCGACCTCGGCCGACCGATGGGCGACCCTCAACCGCGGCGGCCTGAAGATCTACACCACACTGAACCTCGACCTGCAGGCGGTCGCCCAGCAATCGCTGAGCTCGTACATCCCGGCATCCGCCAACGGAATCGACCTCGGCGCGTCGAACGTGTCGACGGAGACGGGCACCGGGCGCATCATCACGATGGTCGAGAACCGCGCCTTCAACAACACCGACCAGGCCGTTCCAGGCACGACCGCCGTCAACTACAACACCGACGAGGCGTACGGGGGATCCCAGGGGTTCCAGACCGGCTCGACGTTCAAGGCGTTCGACCTCGCGGCGTGGCTCGAAGCCGGCCACAGCCTCTACGACACGATCGACGCGACCCATTACGACTTCCCGACGTCCGACTTCACCAACACCTGTGCCGACATCAACGGGCCGGACTGGCAGGTGTCGAACGACGAAGGATCGGCCGGCTACCTGTCCGTCCTGTCCGCCACGGCGCAATCGGTGAACACGGCCTTCGCGATGATGGGCACCAAAGTCGACCTGTGCTCCATCCTGAACGCTGCCAAAGGCCTGGACGTGCATCCCGCATCCGCCGGCAACCCGCTGAACTCGTTTCCGTCGATGATCCTCGGCACGAATTACCTGTCGCCGCTGACGATGGCGACCGCCTACGCCGGCATCGCGAACGGCGGCGTCGTGTGCACCCCCGTGGCGATCGACCGGGTCGTCAACGCCGATGGCTCCGAGCGGGCCGTCACCCCGTCGAAGTGCACGCAGGGTCTCGCCCCGAACATCGCGGCCGGCGTGACCTACGCGCTGCAGGGCGTCCTGCAGGGTGGTGGAACCGCAGCCAGTGCGAACCCGGACGACGGCGTACCGATCATGGGCAAGACGGGCACCACCGACAACTCCCTGCAGAACTGGCTGGTGACCTCGACCAGCAAGGTGTCCACAGCGACCTGGGTGGGCAACGTGTCGGGGGCGACCCCGCTGCGCAGCCTCGACTTCAACGGGATCGGCGGCGGTGACGTCAAGTTCCACATCGCGCGCCCGATCCTCCAGGCGATCGACCAGGCGTACGGCGGTGCGCCGTTCACTCAGCCGTCGGATGCGCAGCTCTACGGCACGCAGGTCACGGTCCCGGATGTGTCCGGCCAGACACCGCAGGTGGCGCAGTCCGAGCTGCAGAACCTCGGCCTCACGGTGACCGTCGACCCGAACCAGGTGGACAGCCAGCAGCCCGCGGGCCAGGTCGCGTCGACGAACCCGTCGGCGGGGAGCAGGGTGAACAGCGGGGATTCCGTCACGATCGAAGTGAGCAACGGAAGCGGGGCCCCGGCCCCGACTCCGGGGGCACCCGGGCTGCCCGGGCCGACAGATCAGCCGTCCGCACCGCCGACGAGTCCGCCCGGGGGCTAG
- a CDS encoding aminotransferase class V-fold PLP-dependent enzyme — protein sequence MTLADPTTRALTTEEVDSLRRDFPILRERVNGHPLVYLDSGATSQRPRAVIDAEVDFAEHHNSAVHRGAHTLAAEATELFEDARTTVASFVGVGHDEIVWTSNATEAINLVAYAMSNASAGRGGEAAERFRLGEGDEIVVTEMEHHANLIPWQELAARTGASLRVIPLTDAGTLDLEEAARVIGDRTRLVCYTHVSNVLGTVNPVEKLTALAHSVGALALLDACQSAPHRPLDLRALDVDFAAFSGHKMLGPTGVGVLYGRAELLDALPPFLTGGSMITTVTLDHAEYLPAPQRFEAGTQRVSQAIGLAAAVRYLDSVGLDRVHDWESSLGRRLVAGLADIPGIRVLGPALGDERAGLASFDVDGVHAHDVGQYLDELGIAVRVGHHCAQPLHRRFGVTATTRASTYLYTTPDEVDTFLNAVADVRPFFGVGR from the coding sequence ATGACACTTGCCGACCCGACGACGCGGGCTCTGACGACCGAGGAGGTCGACAGCCTCCGCCGCGATTTCCCGATCCTCCGGGAGCGGGTGAACGGGCATCCGCTCGTCTATCTCGACTCCGGCGCGACGTCGCAGCGTCCGCGTGCGGTGATCGACGCGGAGGTCGATTTCGCGGAGCACCACAATTCCGCTGTTCACCGCGGGGCGCACACGCTCGCGGCGGAGGCCACCGAACTGTTCGAGGATGCGCGGACGACCGTCGCGTCCTTCGTCGGAGTCGGTCACGACGAGATCGTCTGGACGTCCAACGCTACGGAGGCGATCAACCTCGTCGCCTACGCGATGTCGAACGCGAGCGCGGGACGCGGCGGAGAAGCAGCTGAGCGCTTCCGCCTAGGTGAAGGCGACGAGATCGTCGTGACCGAGATGGAGCACCACGCGAACCTGATTCCGTGGCAGGAACTGGCTGCGCGGACGGGCGCGTCCCTCCGGGTGATCCCCCTGACCGATGCGGGCACCCTCGACCTTGAGGAGGCGGCCCGGGTCATCGGCGACCGCACACGGCTGGTCTGCTACACCCACGTCTCGAACGTGCTCGGCACGGTCAACCCCGTCGAGAAGCTGACGGCCCTCGCCCATTCGGTGGGAGCTCTCGCCCTGCTCGACGCCTGCCAGTCGGCGCCGCATCGTCCCCTCGACCTGCGCGCGCTCGACGTCGACTTCGCAGCGTTCTCCGGCCACAAAATGCTCGGCCCGACCGGGGTCGGCGTGCTCTACGGCCGCGCGGAACTCCTCGACGCCCTCCCTCCGTTCCTGACCGGCGGCTCGATGATCACCACGGTGACGCTCGACCACGCGGAGTACCTTCCGGCACCGCAGCGGTTCGAGGCCGGCACGCAGCGTGTCTCCCAGGCGATCGGCCTGGCCGCGGCCGTCCGCTACCTCGACTCGGTCGGGCTCGACCGGGTGCACGACTGGGAGTCCTCGCTCGGCCGTCGACTCGTGGCCGGCCTCGCGGACATCCCGGGCATCCGTGTCCTCGGCCCCGCACTGGGCGACGAGCGGGCCGGGCTCGCAAGCTTCGACGTCGACGGCGTCCACGCCCACGATGTCGGCCAGTACCTGGACGAACTCGGCATCGCTGTACGCGTCGGCCACCATTGCGCCCAGCCGCTCCACCGCCGGTTCGGCGTCACAGCGACGACCCGTGCGAGCACGTACCTGTACACGACGCCGGACGAAGTCGACACGTTCCTGAACGCGGTCGCCGACGTGCGGCCCTTCTTCGGAGTCGGGCGATGA
- the sufU gene encoding Fe-S cluster assembly sulfur transfer protein SufU, whose protein sequence is MSDHGTGSEGMPLRDLYQEVIMDHARKPHGFGLTDPSSAESHQVNPTCGDDLTLRVLTDASSGLVESVSWEGHGCAISQASASLLFDLIRDLDRDAVNARIDAFRTMMQSKGTLDGDEELLGDAVVLAGASRYVARVKCAMLPWVALEDALTRA, encoded by the coding sequence ATGAGCGACCACGGCACCGGATCCGAGGGGATGCCCCTGCGCGACCTCTATCAGGAAGTGATCATGGATCACGCCCGCAAGCCCCACGGCTTCGGGCTCACCGATCCGTCGAGTGCCGAGTCGCATCAGGTGAACCCGACCTGCGGTGACGACCTCACCCTGCGCGTCCTCACGGATGCGTCCAGCGGTCTCGTGGAGTCCGTGAGCTGGGAGGGCCACGGCTGCGCGATCTCGCAGGCGTCCGCATCCCTGCTGTTCGACCTCATCCGCGACCTCGACCGCGATGCGGTGAACGCACGGATCGACGCCTTCCGCACGATGATGCAGTCGAAGGGGACCCTCGACGGCGACGAAGAGCTCCTCGGCGACGCGGTGGTTCTCGCCGGCGCCTCCCGCTACGTCGCCCGCGTGAAGTGCGCCATGCTCCCCTGGGTCGCCCTCGAAGACGCCCTCACCCGGGCATAG
- the moaA gene encoding GTP 3',8-cyclase MoaA has protein sequence MTQVTVGIPRIRRDPAQMPSLADRPEVPGLIDRFGRTARDLRISVTEKCSLRCTYCMPEAGLPVIAREDLLTPVEIARLVGIGARDLGIREVRFTGGEPLMRADLEEIIARSAAVAPGIDLSITTNAVGLEHRVARLVAAGLTRINISLDTVDRKHFAELTRRDRLDSVFAGIRAAHAAGLAPLKLNAVMMRSTLDDAPDLLQWAIANGCRLRFIEQMPLDADHTWTRDNLVTAAELLERLGERFELTEIGRDDPSAPAEEWSVDRGPHTVGIIASVTRPFCEACDRTRITAEGTVRSCLFSDEETDLRPLLRGAASDAEIAQWWRGAMWGKWAGHGINAADFIPPERSMGAIGG, from the coding sequence ATGACCCAGGTCACCGTGGGCATCCCACGCATTCGGCGCGACCCGGCGCAGATGCCGAGCCTTGCCGATCGCCCGGAGGTTCCGGGCCTCATCGACCGTTTCGGTCGTACAGCTCGCGACCTGCGTATCTCCGTCACGGAGAAGTGCTCGCTGCGCTGCACCTATTGCATGCCCGAGGCCGGCCTGCCCGTGATCGCTCGCGAAGACCTGCTGACGCCGGTCGAGATCGCGCGCCTCGTCGGCATCGGCGCCCGCGACCTCGGGATCCGCGAGGTGCGGTTCACCGGCGGTGAGCCGCTCATGCGCGCCGACCTGGAAGAGATCATCGCTCGCAGTGCCGCAGTCGCGCCGGGCATAGACCTGTCGATCACGACGAACGCCGTCGGCCTCGAACACCGTGTCGCGCGCCTGGTGGCCGCCGGGCTCACCCGCATCAACATCTCCCTCGACACCGTCGACCGAAAGCACTTCGCCGAGCTCACCCGGCGTGACCGTCTCGACTCGGTCTTCGCGGGCATCCGTGCGGCGCACGCAGCGGGCCTGGCTCCGCTCAAGCTCAACGCCGTGATGATGCGGTCGACCCTCGATGACGCGCCCGACCTGCTCCAGTGGGCGATCGCCAACGGCTGCCGCCTGCGTTTCATCGAACAGATGCCGCTCGACGCCGACCACACCTGGACACGAGACAACCTCGTCACTGCGGCCGAACTCCTCGAGAGGCTCGGCGAGCGTTTCGAGCTGACCGAGATCGGACGGGACGACCCGTCGGCGCCGGCTGAAGAGTGGTCGGTGGATCGCGGCCCGCACACCGTCGGCATCATCGCATCGGTGACGCGGCCGTTCTGCGAGGCGTGCGACCGCACGAGGATCACGGCGGAGGGCACCGTGCGTTCGTGCCTCTTCAGCGACGAGGAGACCGACCTGCGGCCGTTGCTCCGCGGGGCCGCGTCGGACGCGGAGATCGCCCAATGGTGGCGGGGTGCCATGTGGGGCAAATGGGCCGGCCACGGGATCAACGCCGCCGACTTCATCCCCCCAGAGCGCAGCATGGGCGCCATCGGCGGCTGA